A genomic segment from Glycine max cultivar Williams 82 chromosome 1, Glycine_max_v4.0, whole genome shotgun sequence encodes:
- the LOC100793126 gene encoding PHD finger protein ALFIN-LIKE 2-like has product MEMTSTPRTVEEIFKDYTARRTAIVRALSQDVDEFYGLCDPDKENLCLYGHPNETWEVTLPAEEVPPELPEPALGINFARDGMNRRDWLSLVAVHSDSWLLSVAFYLGARLNRNERKRLFSLINDLPTVFEVVTERKPVKDKPTADSGSKSRGSTKRSSDGQVKSNPKFADEGYEEEDEHSETLCGSCGGNYNADEFWIGCDICERWFHGKCVKITPAKAESIKQYKCPSCSLRRGRP; this is encoded by the exons ATGGAAATGACTTCGACTCCCCGCACAGTCGAAGAGATCTTCAAGGACTACACCGCCCGCAGAACTGCCATCGTTCGCGCTCTCTCTCAAG ATGTGGATGAATTCTACGGACTCTGCGATCCAG ATAAGGAGAACTTGTGCCTCTATGGACATCCAAACGAAACATGGGAGGTGACTTTGCCGGCAGAGGAAGTTCCACCAGAGCTTCCGGAGCCTGCACTCGGAATCAATTTTGCTAGGGATGGCATGAACCGCAGGGACTGGCTTTCTCTGGTTGCTGTGCACAGTGATTCGTGGTTGCTCTCTGTGGCCTTCTATCTTGGAGCTCGTCTTAACCGCAACGAAAG GAAACGTTTATTTAGCTTGATCAATGATCTTCCTACTGTTTTTGAAGTTGTGACAGAGAGGAAGCCAGTAAAGGACAAGCCCACTGCAGATAGTGGAAGCAAGTCTAGGGGCAGCACCAAG AGATCAAGTGATGGGCAAGTTAAAAGCAACCCAAAATTCGCAGATGAAGGTTATGAAGAGGAGGATGAGCACAGTGAAACCCTTTGTGGTAGCTGCGGCGGAAACTACAATGCCGATGAATTTTGGATTGGCTGTGATATATGTGAGAGGTGGTTCCATGGGAAATGTGTGAAGATTACTCCTGCAAAAGCTGAAAGCATAAAGCAATACAAATGTCCTTCGTGCAGCTTGAGGCGGGGCAGGCCCTAA